The Gossypium arboreum isolate Shixiya-1 chromosome 6, ASM2569848v2, whole genome shotgun sequence DNA window TCGTGATGACAGGGTGGTTTGAAGCCGATTAATGTGGTGGTCGAAAACGATATACATCGTGCAACCCTTGGAGGAGTTGGAAACATAAAAGCTATAGGGAATTACGCCGGGGTAATCTGACTTTATTTGCATAACCCGACTTCATGTCTTTTAGAATATTGAGGCtataatttcttttttctttttaatagatTATGAAGGCACAGGCTAAAGCTAAAGCAAATGGTTTCTCTGATGTTCTGTATCTCGACTCCATTCATAATCGATATCTCGAAGAGTTCTCAACCGCTAATGTTTTTGTCGTAAAGGTATGACGGAGTTTTGACTTAACGGTTGCTTGATGATTGATTTCATAGGCATATCATACATTTAGACCATGAATTTTGCAGTTTTATGAATTATGCTATAGTATCAAGCCATTAAATAATACCCTgtaatacatacatacatatatattgcAGGATAATACCATCTCCACACCTGTTCTAGGAGGAACAATTCTTCCTGGAATTACAAGAAAAAGTATTATAGAAATTGCTCACCGCCAAGGTTTCAAGGTAAGACCAATTTGCTCTTTCTTTCGTATTCTAAAAGCTTcagtctctctctctctctctctctctctctctatatatatatatatatatatatatattgattgatTGATAGCTTGAAAAATCTTCTTCTTTATATGCATAGGGTATATCAGTTGTATAAATCTGATCTAGGCCCTTTGCATTTATAATCACTTAAAAACAGGTTGAGGAACGACTCGTGCCGGTTGAGGAATTGTTTGATGCGGACGAAGTCTTTTGTTGTGGGAATGCTGTATGCGTATTGCCTGTTGGCAGCATTACTCTCAATGGGAAAAGGTGCATCTTCTTTTCTTACTTGATTCCCTTGAATTACTTAGTTATCTAGTTAAATATTGGTGTCctctaaaaaaaaattgaagtaatttaatatttgtcaattttaaaaatGAGCTACTAAGGATAATTAATCACGGCGCTAATGTTTTACATcaattatgtataattttaattggtataacaataaatttagccatcaatatttacattttttgtcaatttgatcttaaatttaaaaaatcaataaattgaGCCTCAATTTTTATACATTTACATAATGTTGCAagctaatttaacaattaaaatcaaattaatagAATGTGTAAGCTTTGAGAGAtaaatttgtttttataataACTAAAATTATGTACAATTAACGAAAAATATTAGTACCGTGATAAATTGTCTTTagttgctcattttcaaaattgatacgGATTAAATTGCTCTGATTTTTTTATGGACCAATTTACTCAATATCAAAATTGAGAGGGATTGGAGAGGTTTTTTTACGAAAAATAAAATATCCAAACAGCTACATAACTATCTACGTTAAATGGTGCGCAACTGAATTACCAGAACGACTATAGAAGAAAAATCTGTGCCTCTCATACGACACCATTGAAAAGGCTCTTCCTTGAACTTCCACATCATGTTGAAAGTTCAAATTTTTTTAGAGAAGCTCAAAGTTGAAAGGGCTTCATTAAACATTGTTGATGACAGAGTCGTATTTTTGCATCATTTGTTGCTTGCTTGACTAGAATTATTGCAGGGTGGATTATGGAGAGAGTGAATTTGTAGTATCTCAACAACTATACTCAGCACTTGCAAATATACAGATGGGTCTTATAGAAGATAAAATGGGTTGGACTACATTGTTAAACTAGTTAAACAAACAAAGGTATTTCTTTATTTTCTAGAATATTTAACATCGTTGAATTACCAAGGTGTAGTAGGGTACCAATTCAAAGGTTGGAAAGGTTGTAAGACATTAAAGAGATGGTTAAATCCAGACCTATTAATTTCATCTTTGTTCATCTAAACATTTAGGAATTTTAAATCTAACTTTTCCTGTCAATATACATGTTGGAACTAAACCAATCGATCAGACAAGTTGACTTGAAAATTTGTTAGTATATTGTATTGAACAAAGGGGCGAATTAattttgaatcaaatttttaacGGATTATTTTGAACCGGTTAAATCAGGTTAAATACTAGTTgaatgaatttttaataattaaatttaattaaggttaaattgaTCAATTAAATTAGTTGAATCGAGAACCGGTGATCTAATTAATTCAACTAATTGTCCGATTTTAAAAGCTTTATTCTTCACTTACTTGCAAGGTTTTCTGAACCAGTGGCCGAATTGGCTGACCATGGGTTCGTTGGTTCAATCATTTCGTCCAgttcaattaaaaatttataaataataaaaaaatattatcatTCGGTACAATTATTCGATTTAACTGGTTTTTTAGTTGATTCTATTAGTTTGTATTAGTTTTCAAGTTAGCCGGTTCAATGTTCTTCTTTGAATTGGTACCCCAATCCGATTGGTTGATCTAGTCTAGTCTAAACAACTTTGCGTACTTGGTAATTTCTTATTTGTTtctttaaattgattttaaatcGAGGTTTAGCGAATCGCCCAGAACTCGATTAAAAATCAGTTGAAtcgatttttttataaatttaataataatttaattaattaaaaaaccgATGTTCTTATTTACTTGCTCAGCAATTGCATGgtaatttttcttcttctttttgggGGGAGGGCTAGAGGAAACTTTTTGTGTGTGTTGCTACTTTCTAACATATGATTTTCTTTGGAGGGCAATTAATGTATCTAGCATTTCTTGTCTTTTCCTTAATAATTCAACATATAATCTAATCCCATTATTTCACTCAATTAtaagataaaaaataataattctttTTACTCAATTAAAGTATATTTTCATTAGACTTTTGCTCACTCAAAGGAGCATGCATGTACAAGCATTAAGCACTAGTGATCATGTTTCTCTTTATTATTAAGTATCATTTCATGCTTTTAAGGGATTGGGGTCACATCCATCCTTTACATAAAGCTTATCCATTTGTaatggaaaagaaaatagaaggtaGTGAAGAGTATAAACAATTAAATAATgattcttttttaaaattttatgttagtAATATGTGGGATTGTTGAAGTATATACTCTAAAATTCTTGTCAACACAAGCTTTATTTATAAATACAGGAGAAGGTTATCACAGAATTTCGATTTAATAGTACTAGGTGTTTGTCTAAAATTTTACGCCGTGAGTTCAAATCACAAGAGTAGCTTTATTTGTGATGTGTAAGTTGACAATAATTTACTTTGATCATGGGTGCTCTTTCAAAGTtgacaatatttttattttcaacccCACTTTTACAAAAAAACTTTCATTCTTTTTTTTGAAGACTTTCAGAGTCCGGCAAGAGCTCTAGCGGGCCACTGCGGTCGACCACCGCACGACGATCGGAAATCGAAAAATCGCCCTTTTTTGCGATTAAAAGGTaagcttttctttctttttctttttaacttctttttaatatgtataaatatatagctttaaaaacaagaaaaaataaagaaaaatatatatatatatatatatatatatatatatatatatgtatataatcaattttgaaagaaataaagaaaaaaaaatatatatatatataaaagaccTTAGCCTGCTCTTGAACTTCCTTTCTTCTTTGATTGCTTTATTGGTTTTAGTATTCAAATGATGCTCgaatattacaaaaaaaaaaaaagaaagaaaaatcacCCTTTTACATTGACTTTGCTTGGCTTATAAAGCCATTTAGAATATATTTCTTTATTATTGTTGTCACTTCTGTCTTTATTTCTTGCAGGTGGCGGTGCAAGTGGCGAGGTGGAGCAATTGGTGGAGGAGGGCCGACGTCGTGACAAGATAATGAGGCTAGGGACTAGGGGTGGCATTAGGTTTAGGGGCTTAGggttttttctaaaaattttgaatttttgggCCTCTTATGTTTGGGCTAAGGTTTTCTAATTTTGGGTTTGGGTGTATGGTTTAGTTTTGGGTTTGTTTTGGGTCTGATAGTTTAGGTGTTTAAAGTCTTTTTGGGCtgtttaattattttggggtCTTATTGGGCCCTGGgctaaattgggcttgtacagctgcctctctttgctcgttgtcgtgtaacAAGAACAAAGCAAAGACTTTCGAGAAAGACCAATGTTGCTCGGCCTCACGGAGTCTTAACTTATTTTTTGGTGTTTCTCTTCTTTAGGTAGCCTCATTCCAGTCCACTGCGTCTTGTTTTTTGATCCATTCCACCGCAACTTTAAAGAGATAAGACTTGTAGTTTTGATCTACTCTACTGCAAATTTAGGGATGTGAGATTTGTGGTTTTAGGTTTATCCGACCTACtacaacttcagaggtataggacttGTCGCCTTAAtccgctccactgcaacttcagggagatagaaTTAGCTGTCTTCAGtttactctactgcaacttcagggagataaaacttgtggcttcaatctgctccactgcaactttagagagataagatttgccatgGTAGATTTAACCtaacctactgcaacttcagaggtataggactcGTCgttttaatctgctctactgcgGCTTCAGGAAGATAGGATTAGCTGTCTTCAGTCTGCTCcgttgcaacttcagggagataagacatgtgatttcaacctgctccactgcaacttcagggagataaggtttgttttgatctgctctactgcaactttagagagataagatctgtaatttataGCGTCAATTTGtttcactacaacttcagggaaataatattcgctatcttcaatctgctccactactgtttagggaaataagatctacaatctttgatctgctccactactgcttagggagacaagatctacaatcttcagcctactccactactgcttagggagataggatggtggcttaaatctgctccattactACTTAAGGAGACAAGATTCgccattttcgatctgctccactactgtttagggagataagatctacaatcttcagcctactccactactgcttagaaAGATAGGAAGGtcgcttaaatctgctccactactgcttagggagacaagatccaTAATCTTCAGCCTATTCCACTACTTTTTAaggagataggatggtggcttaaatctgtttTACTACTGCttaggaagataagattcgccatctttgatctgctccattgCTATCTCATAGAGACAAGATCTGTGAAATCACCGATGTTGTTACATCATCTTCTAGGGACATGATCTATAGAATGGGTTTCATGtacctatgcttatgccaaatgattaggatgctatgatcgaaatgaatcaaatgctcctaactagatgttttataaatgaaatatgaatgcaGAAAGGAGAatgaacctttttttttttaaatgcttaAGGTATCATCGCTCGTTGTTCATCAGGGCATTATCACTGACGTATTATGCTGCCATCTTGTTCGGCTGATATTCTTGATAGAAAACCTAAAGAAACAATCATATTCTGCTCAGCAAGCTTGCTCAGTTGTAATTTCAGAGTCTCTTCCACTGTACCTTCTGGGATATAAAGTTTGTACCTaacactgcaacttcaggggaataacatttggtttcttccatccatcCTGCTGTaactcagaggtataggatttgtatcatcttcaattaatttgatctgttacaccattTTCTGGGTGTAATGACCGAATGTATATGCCTGATAATTGCATGAATGCAGagtatcatttttcttttcccgAGAATGATCCCCTTTTACACTTGGGTTGACATTGCTCGTTATTTATCGAGGTTGTATCACCGACGAAATGTCTTGTCTTTTTGTTCAACCAATAAAAAGTCCAAAGAGATAATCATCTTTCtccaatatttccaacccttaggcttggtgagttctaaacaatagtcctgtttcagatttttgtattatttagaagcttccaaagtaatatgcgaaactctttttatgaaagtattattagtccactaatcgttgtttcaatgcaaaatgcttgaaaaagatcgtAATGATAGACATAATTGAAATTTATCAGAAATAAAATTTGCAAAGAGTAGATTAATCAAAGAAaacaaacattgctggaatacaaaatgaataaaaggaaaataggtaccccagatatcgcagcatgGGCTTTTCTACACCAACTTTTTGAAGACCATTTTGAGATTAATCTGTGTTTAGAGGATCTGGAgcactttgtcgatgccccaagaagTAGCATACTTCTTtattgttaattcaggcatagcaagactactgTATGCCCCACTTTTATTTGAATTGCCgtttacgggttttcaattcaaaacccctttggtctcaaagcgccctttgcaggttttcgccttggcctcttcttttttaatttttttaaagtcttaaagtgccctttacgggtttttgCATTGGCCTCTCCCTTTTTTAGGTCAAGTACTTTTTGGCTGAATCCAAATTTACAGGATTAGGCAAGTTTTTACCATCCATCTTGGTCAAAATCAACGCTCCTCTAGAAAATGCCTTATTTACCCCATAAGGTCCTTCTCAGTTTGGCATACATTTTCATCTGAAGTTCTTTTGtgtgggaaggatctttttcaatgtTAGGTCTCCCTAGTGGAATTTTCTAGGACGAACCTTTCTGTCGTAAGCTCACATAATTCATTTTTGGTACATTTGTCCATGATGGATaactttcaattcaatttaactgatcatatcgagattgAATCCATTCTATTTCATCCAACTTCAGCACAGCCAAAATTTGGAGAGAAAGAATCTCAACTTCAATGGGCAAAACTGTTTCTATTTCAATGAGAAACGTGTTGCCCTGGTGGAGGTCTTGACCGATGTTCCGTAAGCATAGATGGTAAATTCTCATGTTGATCTTTATGAGTCAATCATTTTCcccatgattttatttttattacttattaTTTGTACCGTTCATTTTCGGGTGAtatggtgtttgatcttgaatagACCGCAAACTTCTGAAGTCGTGCTGTTGATGCAATCCTTtttggcattccatatcgacacgAAATGGTTccttatttttttttagaatctGCTAATTGTCGACTTTGTGACATTAGCATATGAAGTTGCTTTCACCCATTTAATAGGGTAATTGACGACACGCAAAGATGAATCGATACCCGCTAGAAGCTTTTGGCGAGGTCAGCCCACTGACATCCATGCCCTACTTAGTGAAAGTCCATGTAGAAGTCATGAAGAGATGAAGGAGACACATGAATCTTGTAtccataaatttggcattcatgGCATTTCTTGGTATAACTGATGTAATCCCCTTCCATTGTGGAccaacagtacccaaatctcatGATTAACGTGGCTATCGTGAAACCATTAACATGTGTCCCTCTGACACccgtataaatatttttttagcaT harbors:
- the LOC108484743 gene encoding branched-chain-amino-acid aminotransferase 3, chloroplastic-like isoform X2, with protein sequence MKSCKDGSFSNGGLRQYGNIEISPSAAVLNYGQGIIENLKAYKNKNGSIILFRVEENGLRMRVGADRMCMPAPTIEQFVEAVTSTVSANERWVPPSNKGFLHVQPLLMGNGPVLSLIPAPEFIFLIYVTPVRNYFEGGLKPINVVVENDIHRATLGGVGNIKAIGNYAGIMKAQAKAKANGFSDVLYLDSIHNRYLEEFSTANVFVVKDNTISTPVLGGTILPGITRKSIIEIAHRQGFKVEERLVPVEELFDADEVFCCGNAVCVLPVGSITLNGKRVDYGESEFVVSQQLYSALANIQMGLIEDKMGWTTLLN